One window of the Conexibacter sp. SYSU D00693 genome contains the following:
- a CDS encoding nuclear transport factor 2 family protein → MTQTATTPTTPADVMAAYFDAWRTNDLDRLEPLLAPDVTFRGPLGAADGPAACRKGLEGLAAATRRLDVLQLSADGPDVVTWFELQVGDAGPIPVANRSHVEDGRITRIRVTFDPRPLLGDGA, encoded by the coding sequence ATGACGCAGACCGCCACGACCCCCACCACCCCCGCGGACGTCATGGCCGCCTACTTCGACGCGTGGAGGACGAACGACCTCGACCGCCTCGAGCCGCTGCTCGCGCCCGACGTCACCTTCCGCGGCCCGCTCGGCGCCGCCGACGGACCCGCCGCCTGCCGCAAGGGCCTGGAGGGCCTCGCCGCCGCCACGAGGCGCCTCGACGTGCTCCAGCTCAGCGCCGACGGCCCCGACGTCGTCACGTGGTTCGAGCTCCAGGTGGGCGACGCCGGCCCGATCCCCGTCGCCAACCGCAGCCACGTCGAGGACGGGCGCATCACGCGGATCCGGGTGACGTTCGACCCGCGCCCGCTCCTCGGCGACGGCGCCTAG
- a CDS encoding transcriptional regulator, which translates to MPTTRDAADPRIHKALSHPIRVEILRALDDGLASAVEVSRATGHPLGQVSYHFNQLAQLGLIELRKTTPRRGALERHYGLIETAPTAAADWRKLTKTARRNEANTVLGEVADQIAGALKDGGFDSSDSHARLEDLKLDARGRRDAAKEVTALVKRLRAIEKESAKRAKDKPDDLAQWAVAVLQYGSRGA; encoded by the coding sequence GTGCCGACGACGCGTGACGCTGCAGACCCCCGGATCCACAAGGCGCTCAGCCACCCGATCCGGGTCGAGATCCTCCGAGCCCTGGACGACGGCCTGGCCAGTGCCGTCGAGGTGTCCCGGGCCACGGGTCACCCGCTCGGGCAGGTGAGCTACCACTTCAACCAGCTCGCCCAGCTCGGCCTGATCGAGCTGCGCAAGACCACCCCGCGTCGCGGCGCGCTCGAGCGCCACTACGGCCTGATCGAGACGGCCCCGACCGCGGCCGCTGACTGGCGCAAGCTCACCAAGACCGCCCGTCGCAACGAGGCGAACACCGTCCTCGGCGAGGTCGCCGACCAGATCGCGGGCGCCCTCAAGGACGGCGGCTTCGACAGCTCCGACTCCCACGCGCGCCTGGAGGACCTCAAGCTCGACGCGCGCGGCCGGCGCGACGCCGCCAAGGAGGTCACGGCGCTCGTGAAGCGTCTGCGGGCGATCGAGAAGGAGAGCGCGAAGCGCGCGAAGGACAAGCCCGACGACCTCGCCCAGTGGGCCGTCGCGGTGCTGCAGTACGGCTCGCGGGGCGCCTAG
- a CDS encoding undecaprenyl-diphosphate phosphatase yields the protein MDALQAIVLGIVQGLTEFLPISSSGHLRIVPAFAGWEDPGAAFTAVVQLGTMAAELIFFRLDLWRIGTTWFASLRDPALRSTLDARMGWYLIVATIPISLLGVAFESQIDDGARNLWIIGTLLIVFALILLAVDRRAKQDKTLDQLSARQGMAIGCAQALALVPGVSRSGATITAGLLLGLDRVAAARFSFLLSIPAVVLSGLYKTKDIGGEGGAPVGATIIAVVLAFVVGYACIAGLLRFLTTHTLRAFVVYRVVLGTIVLALVGAGLIS from the coding sequence ATGGACGCCCTCCAGGCCATCGTCCTCGGGATCGTGCAGGGCCTCACGGAGTTCCTGCCCATCTCGTCGAGCGGGCACCTGCGGATCGTCCCCGCCTTCGCGGGCTGGGAGGACCCGGGCGCCGCGTTCACGGCCGTCGTCCAGCTCGGCACCATGGCGGCCGAGCTCATCTTCTTCCGCCTGGACCTCTGGCGCATCGGGACGACGTGGTTCGCCTCCCTGCGCGACCCCGCGCTGCGCTCGACGCTCGACGCGCGGATGGGCTGGTACCTCATCGTCGCGACCATCCCGATCTCCCTGCTGGGCGTCGCCTTCGAGAGCCAGATCGACGACGGCGCGCGCAACCTCTGGATCATCGGGACGCTGCTCATCGTCTTCGCGCTGATCCTGCTCGCGGTCGACCGGCGCGCCAAGCAGGACAAGACGCTCGACCAGCTCTCGGCCAGGCAGGGCATGGCGATCGGCTGCGCGCAGGCGCTGGCGCTGGTCCCCGGCGTCTCGCGCTCGGGCGCGACGATCACGGCCGGCCTGCTCCTCGGCCTGGACCGTGTGGCCGCGGCGCGCTTCTCGTTCCTGCTGTCGATCCCCGCCGTCGTGCTGTCGGGGCTCTACAAGACCAAGGACATCGGGGGCGAGGGCGGCGCTCCCGTCGGTGCGACGATCATCGCCGTCGTCCTGGCCTTCGTCGTCGGCTACGCGTGCATCGCCGGCCTGCTGCGCTTCCTCACGACCCACACGCTGCGGGCGTTCGTCGTGTACCGCGTCGTGCTCGGCACGATCGTCCTGGCGCTCGTCGGCGCCGGGCTGATCAGCTAG
- a CDS encoding PHP domain-containing protein, protein MTAPTFDLQSHSTRSDGALEPSAVVAAAAAAGVELLALTDHDTVDGVGEALEAGRAAGVAVVPAAELSALDGDREDLHVCAYGIDHTDPALLDTLAAWREDRAARAWRMADALEEAGLALDRGALEARAASGRPIGRPHLAQAAFDHPANAARLADEGLADFGKLLEAYLIPGAPAYRRRTRPTVAEAIDAVHAAGGLAVWAHPFWDLDHDAEVLATVDRFAAAGLDGVEVFYVTHTREQTLLLADHCAELGLLTTGSADFHGPEHPRFHRFRAFALHGRTASLGPIDIR, encoded by the coding sequence ATGACGGCGCCCACGTTCGACCTCCAGTCCCACTCGACGCGCTCGGACGGCGCGCTCGAGCCGTCAGCGGTCGTCGCGGCGGCGGCGGCCGCGGGCGTCGAGCTGCTGGCGCTGACCGACCATGACACGGTGGACGGCGTCGGCGAGGCCCTTGAGGCGGGGCGCGCGGCGGGCGTCGCGGTCGTCCCGGCGGCGGAGCTCAGCGCGCTCGACGGCGACCGGGAGGACCTCCACGTCTGCGCGTACGGCATCGACCACACCGACCCGGCGCTGCTCGACACCCTCGCCGCGTGGCGCGAGGACCGGGCCGCCCGGGCGTGGCGGATGGCCGACGCGCTCGAGGAGGCGGGCCTCGCGCTGGACCGCGGCGCGCTGGAGGCGCGGGCCGCGAGCGGGCGGCCCATCGGCCGTCCCCACCTCGCCCAGGCCGCCTTCGACCACCCCGCCAACGCCGCGCGCCTCGCCGACGAGGGGCTCGCGGACTTCGGCAAGCTCCTGGAGGCCTACCTCATCCCCGGCGCCCCGGCCTACCGCCGCCGCACCCGGCCGACCGTCGCCGAGGCGATCGACGCCGTCCACGCCGCGGGCGGCCTCGCCGTCTGGGCCCACCCCTTCTGGGACCTCGACCACGATGCCGAGGTCCTCGCCACCGTCGACCGCTTCGCCGCCGCCGGCCTGGACGGCGTCGAGGTCTTCTACGTCACCCACACGCGCGAGCAGACCCTCCTGCTCGCCGACCACTGCGCCGAGCTCGGGCTGCTCACCACCGGGTCCGCCGACTTCCACGGGCCCGAGCACCCCCGGTTCCACCGGTTCCGCGCGTTCGCGCTCCACGGGCGCACAGCGTCGCTCGGCCCGATCGACATCCGGTGA
- a CDS encoding O-antigen ligase family protein, translating to MSRTQAPPAATAAPGAGRLRRAAAHPGLPATAVLAALVLACAYAAFADGAVSLREEARLQVGLAVLALLTTGAWVAGARLRPVAPRLAWWGVAALTALAAFSALSLLWSVAPDSTWQATNRALAYVLVVVLAIAAASSAPRALERVALGWLAVSLLVATYALGGKVAPGLDLLGLVDLDHTRDVARLRAPLGYWNALGLVCAMGAPVALRVAVDDRRALPVRLLGLAALFELLVVLGATYSRGAILGVLAAVAVLTLLGPARLKGLVVAVLAVLAALPPILIAYRREGLTTNGAPLDLRIAEGRVLLTGMVLCLGALLWVAWRLELLERRITWTAAHERFAWRAAAVTVALVAVVGSIVIASQTQGARGLVERIGDSFESRTSDTTFDPGRVVSTDSSNRVGWWKEALGSFSDKPAGGWGAGSFATVHLRYREDAIPVRQPHSVPLQFLSETGLPGFLLAFGGLGALAVVGTWRIRRLGPGTQRDLAGALLAVGAAWTVHGLVDWDWDIPGVTVPALLCVAALAATPGAGAWARRDAPEDAFRDVDREGRPSVGRAAGLTAATLLLAAYVASSVLPAWSESKTTAAQASLAEDASPRELEHAAAEADLAARLDPLAVRPLFAEATIAQRRGRLLDARRALLEAADRQPDEPIVWFRLASVALQLADRDGFRDASRRFAALDPRNPGARRIALEAEAFLTPAGASASATGTPLPLVTAQPQTTPGVVPGATTPGAGLPSQTTPPATTAPAPPPGATTPNPTLPAPDGAATP from the coding sequence GTGTCCCGCACCCAGGCCCCGCCGGCCGCCACTGCCGCGCCGGGCGCCGGACGCCTGCGCCGCGCCGCGGCCCACCCCGGCCTCCCCGCCACCGCGGTCCTCGCCGCGCTCGTCCTCGCGTGCGCGTACGCGGCCTTCGCCGACGGCGCGGTGAGCCTGCGCGAGGAGGCGCGCCTGCAGGTCGGGCTCGCCGTCCTCGCGCTCCTCACGACCGGGGCGTGGGTGGCAGGGGCGCGGCTGCGCCCGGTGGCCCCGCGACTGGCGTGGTGGGGCGTCGCGGCGCTCACCGCGCTCGCGGCGTTCTCGGCGCTGAGCCTCCTGTGGAGCGTCGCGCCCGACAGCACGTGGCAGGCGACGAACCGCGCGCTCGCCTACGTCCTGGTCGTCGTGCTGGCCATCGCGGCGGCCTCGTCCGCGCCGCGCGCGCTCGAGCGCGTCGCCCTGGGCTGGCTGGCCGTCTCCCTGCTCGTGGCGACCTACGCGCTGGGCGGCAAGGTCGCGCCCGGGCTCGACCTCCTCGGCCTGGTCGACCTCGACCACACGCGCGACGTCGCACGCCTGCGGGCGCCGCTGGGGTACTGGAACGCGCTCGGGCTCGTCTGCGCGATGGGCGCGCCCGTCGCGCTGCGCGTGGCGGTCGACGACCGCCGGGCGCTGCCGGTCCGCCTCCTCGGGCTCGCCGCGCTCTTCGAGCTGCTCGTCGTGCTCGGCGCCACGTACTCGCGCGGCGCGATCCTCGGCGTCCTCGCGGCCGTCGCCGTGCTCACGCTGCTCGGCCCAGCCCGCCTCAAGGGCCTCGTCGTCGCGGTCCTCGCCGTCCTGGCCGCGCTGCCGCCGATCCTCATCGCCTACCGGCGCGAGGGCCTGACGACCAACGGCGCGCCGCTGGACCTGCGCATCGCCGAGGGGCGCGTGCTGCTCACGGGCATGGTCCTCTGCCTCGGCGCGCTGCTGTGGGTGGCGTGGCGGCTCGAGCTGCTCGAACGGCGGATCACGTGGACCGCCGCGCACGAGCGCTTCGCGTGGCGCGCCGCGGCGGTGACCGTCGCGCTCGTCGCCGTCGTCGGGTCGATCGTCATCGCGTCCCAGACCCAGGGCGCGCGCGGCCTGGTCGAGCGCATCGGCGACTCGTTCGAGAGCCGGACCTCGGACACCACCTTCGACCCTGGTCGCGTCGTCTCGACGGACTCGAGCAACCGCGTGGGCTGGTGGAAGGAGGCGCTGGGGTCCTTCAGCGACAAGCCGGCCGGGGGCTGGGGCGCAGGCTCGTTCGCGACGGTGCACCTGCGCTACCGCGAGGACGCGATCCCGGTGCGCCAGCCCCACAGCGTGCCGCTGCAGTTCCTCAGCGAGACCGGGCTGCCCGGCTTCCTGCTGGCCTTCGGCGGCCTCGGCGCGCTCGCGGTCGTCGGCACGTGGCGGATCCGGCGGCTGGGACCCGGGACGCAGCGCGACCTCGCCGGCGCGCTGCTGGCGGTCGGCGCCGCGTGGACGGTGCACGGGCTCGTGGACTGGGACTGGGACATCCCGGGCGTGACCGTGCCGGCGCTGCTGTGCGTCGCGGCGCTCGCGGCGACCCCCGGGGCCGGCGCGTGGGCGCGGCGCGACGCGCCGGAGGACGCCTTCCGCGACGTCGACCGTGAGGGACGGCCGTCGGTCGGCCGCGCCGCCGGGCTGACGGCCGCGACGCTCCTGCTCGCCGCCTACGTGGCGAGCTCGGTGCTGCCCGCGTGGTCGGAGTCCAAGACGACCGCCGCCCAGGCGTCGCTGGCGGAGGACGCCTCGCCTCGGGAGCTCGAGCACGCCGCCGCCGAGGCCGACCTCGCCGCGCGGCTGGACCCGCTCGCCGTGCGGCCGCTCTTCGCCGAGGCGACGATCGCCCAGCGGCGCGGGCGCCTCCTCGACGCGCGCCGCGCGCTGCTCGAGGCGGCCGACCGCCAGCCCGACGAGCCCATCGTCTGGTTCCGCCTGGCGAGCGTCGCCCTGCAGCTCGCCGACCGCGACGGCTTCCGCGACGCCTCCCGGCGCTTCGCCGCGCTCGACCCCCGCAACCCGGGGGCGCGGCGGATCGCGCTGGAGGCCGAGGCCTTCCTGACCCCGGCCGGCGCGTCGGCGAGCGCGACGGGGACGCCGCTGCCGCTCGTGACGGCCCAGCCGCAGACGACGCCGGGGGTCGTCCCGGGCGCGACCACCCCGGGCGCAGGTCTGCCGAGCCAGACGACGCCGCCCGCGACGACGGCGCCCGCGCCTCCGCCGGGCGCCACGACGCCGAACCCGACGCTCCCGGCGCCGGACGGCGCGGCCACGCCCTAG
- a CDS encoding LysR family transcriptional regulator, which yields MDLRQLEYLVAVAEEGSFTRAAERVHVSQPGVSAQVRRLEAELGQELLDRTGRAVRLTTAGAAVLPHARAALEAAAEVREEVDRLAGLVRGAVALGAVYGCGALDVPGMLAEFHAAHPGVDIRLVEDASDRLLADVLAAQLDLAIVGLAGDAPAGIATHTLVHEPFVAAVAPDHALAGRRSMRIRALRDVPLISMPRGTGMRSALEAACAAAGVTPRIAFETGDPAVLMRLAGRGLGVGILPASAIAASEGALVGVALTAPQPSGSLSLAWREGGPSAAAARALLDHARDRLAA from the coding sequence ATGGACCTGCGGCAGCTCGAGTACCTCGTGGCGGTGGCGGAGGAGGGCAGCTTCACGCGGGCGGCCGAGCGGGTGCACGTCTCGCAGCCGGGGGTCAGCGCTCAGGTGCGCCGGCTGGAGGCCGAGCTGGGGCAGGAGCTGCTGGACCGGACGGGCCGCGCGGTGCGGCTCACGACCGCGGGCGCGGCGGTCCTCCCGCACGCGCGGGCGGCGCTCGAGGCGGCGGCAGAGGTCCGGGAGGAGGTCGACCGGCTCGCTGGGCTGGTGCGCGGTGCGGTAGCCCTCGGGGCGGTCTACGGCTGCGGCGCACTCGACGTCCCCGGGATGCTCGCGGAGTTCCACGCGGCGCATCCGGGAGTCGACATCCGGCTGGTCGAGGACGCGTCGGACCGGCTGCTCGCCGACGTCCTGGCCGCGCAGCTCGACCTGGCGATCGTCGGGCTCGCGGGTGACGCGCCCGCCGGGATCGCGACCCACACGCTGGTCCACGAGCCGTTCGTGGCGGCGGTCGCCCCGGACCACGCCCTCGCGGGACGCCGCTCCATGCGCATCCGTGCCCTGCGCGACGTCCCGCTGATCAGCATGCCGCGGGGGACCGGGATGCGCAGTGCGCTGGAGGCGGCGTGCGCGGCGGCGGGCGTGACGCCGCGCATCGCCTTCGAGACCGGGGACCCGGCCGTGCTCATGCGGCTGGCCGGCCGGGGGCTCGGTGTGGGCATCCTGCCGGCGTCGGCGATCGCGGCCAGCGAGGGCGCGCTCGTGGGCGTCGCGCTGACCGCTCCGCAGCCCTCGGGATCGCTGTCGCTGGCGTGGCGGGAGGGAGGCCCCTCGGCGGCGGCCGCACGAGCGCTGCTGGACCACGCGCGCGACCGGCTGGCCGCATAG
- a CDS encoding cupin domain-containing protein — MAFTHKNLKADVEDVGSNFDGPEDLHFHLATRPLELEKSGLSVQWIPPDYRFPYGHTHREQEEVYVVVRGSGRMKVDDEVMDLRAWDAVRVAPGAWRGYEAGPDGLEILVIGAPNLGGSPRDDVEGRRDWWVD; from the coding sequence ATGGCGTTCACCCACAAGAACCTGAAGGCGGACGTCGAGGACGTCGGGTCGAACTTCGACGGGCCGGAGGACCTGCACTTCCACCTGGCGACGAGACCGCTCGAGCTCGAGAAGTCGGGCCTCAGCGTGCAGTGGATCCCGCCGGACTACCGCTTCCCCTACGGCCATACGCACAGGGAGCAGGAGGAGGTCTACGTCGTCGTGCGCGGGAGTGGGCGGATGAAGGTCGACGACGAGGTCATGGACCTCCGTGCGTGGGACGCCGTGCGCGTGGCACCGGGCGCGTGGAGGGGCTACGAGGCCGGCCCGGACGGCCTGGAGATCCTCGTCATCGGCGCGCCGAACCTCGGCGGATCGCCGCGCGACGACGTCGAGGGTCGCCGCGACTGGTGGGTCGACTAG
- the tmk gene encoding dTMP kinase has protein sequence MLLTVEGIDGAGKTTLAAALAAALRERGVDVALLREPGGVAAAERVRELVKDPELRVGARAEALLFAAARAQLVEEGLRPLLDAGRWVLLDRFVDSSLAYQGAARGLGVDEVAALNRFATGGLSPARTLLLRVDPALGAARQGARAGGADRLEQEGAALMEAVAHAYDALAAAEPERFRVLDAAKAPDLVLADALSAVADLLPPGPGSGAQNL, from the coding sequence ATGCTGCTGACCGTCGAGGGGATCGACGGCGCGGGCAAGACGACCCTCGCCGCGGCGCTCGCCGCCGCCCTGCGCGAGCGCGGCGTCGACGTCGCGCTCCTGCGCGAGCCCGGCGGTGTGGCGGCCGCCGAGCGCGTGCGCGAGCTCGTGAAGGACCCGGAGCTGCGGGTCGGGGCGCGGGCCGAGGCTCTGCTGTTCGCCGCCGCCCGCGCGCAGCTGGTCGAGGAGGGGCTGCGTCCGCTGCTGGACGCGGGGCGCTGGGTCCTGCTCGACCGCTTCGTGGACTCCTCGCTGGCCTACCAGGGCGCCGCCCGCGGGCTCGGGGTCGACGAGGTCGCCGCGCTCAACCGGTTCGCCACCGGCGGCCTGAGCCCGGCGCGGACGCTCCTGCTGCGCGTGGACCCCGCCCTGGGCGCCGCCCGCCAGGGCGCCCGGGCCGGTGGCGCCGACCGCCTCGAGCAGGAGGGCGCCGCGCTCATGGAGGCCGTCGCCCACGCCTACGACGCCCTCGCGGCCGCCGAGCCCGAGCGCTTCCGGGTCCTCGACGCGGCCAAGGCACCGGATCTCGTCCTGGCCGACGCGCTGTCCGCCGTCGCGGACCTCCTGCCGCCGGGACCGGGATCCGGGGCCCAGAACCTCTAG
- a CDS encoding vitamin B12-dependent ribonucleotide reductase, with protein sequence MTFEPAAQTPVADVVRPGRALSVRRRFTTPGVHPFDQVEWELRTAAVGSFKQEDVEFPRSWSQNATNIVAQKYFRGQLGSPSRERSVKQMVGRVSGTIADWGRQRGYFATSEDADAFEAELTYVLVHQLAAFNSPVWFNVGFEEQPQCSACFILSVDDTMDSILDWNTREGRIFRGGSGSGINLSNIRGSMEPLSKGGTASGPVSFMRGADAWAGTIKSGGKTRRAAKMVVLDVDHPDIREFIWCKAKEEDKAEALARAGFDMSIDGDGFTSIQYQNANNSVRVTDAFMHAVQEGSEWRTIARTTGEPIGDPIDARELMHEIAEAAWRCADPGVQYDTTINQWHTCPNSGRINASNPCSEYMHVDDSACNLASLNLMKFRREDGSFDIASFEHVTDIVFLAQEIVVGPSSYPTEEIGVNARAFRQLGLGYANLGAFLMSNGMPYDSDAGRGTAAAITALMTGRAYLQSARIAAAIGPYERYEENREPHNAVMRMHRDASQAIPDETCSDTALLDAARRTWDEAVALGELHGYRNAQATVLAPTGTISFLMDCDTTGVEPDFSLVKYKELVGGGSMTIVNRTVPLALRELGYDETSIEQIVAHIDEHGTIVGAPGLDEEHLPVFDVAVGERAISHMGHILMMGAVQPFISGAISKTVNMPNTASVEDIRDAYVKAWEVGVKALAIYRDGSKTAQALRTEAQGDGGAAAVPAAGTPEFDAAVKAEVDKAMAALGPRRRRMPRERQSITHKFSVGGHEGYITAGMYEDGSVGEIFITDVGKEGSTLRGMMNSFATAISIALQYGVPLETLVEKFAYMRFEPEGITQNPEIPFAKSLPDYMMRWLASRFLDAEIQEELGILTPEVRAKKTAEDTVVSVQSDTAGPATPPAPTASNGGGTPTAPTSALTDTPPVRPARLKGLELGPACNQCGGMMQRTGSCYTCSSCGNNTGCG encoded by the coding sequence GTGACGTTCGAGCCAGCAGCCCAGACCCCCGTTGCAGACGTCGTGCGCCCTGGCCGGGCGCTCAGCGTCCGCCGGCGCTTCACGACGCCCGGCGTGCACCCCTTCGACCAGGTCGAGTGGGAGCTGCGCACGGCGGCCGTCGGCTCGTTCAAGCAGGAGGACGTCGAGTTCCCGAGGTCGTGGTCGCAGAACGCCACGAACATCGTCGCCCAGAAGTACTTCCGCGGGCAGCTCGGCTCGCCGTCGCGTGAGCGCTCGGTCAAGCAGATGGTCGGCCGCGTCTCCGGGACGATCGCCGACTGGGGCCGCCAGCGCGGCTACTTCGCCACCTCCGAGGACGCCGACGCCTTCGAGGCCGAGCTCACGTACGTCCTCGTCCACCAGCTCGCCGCCTTCAACTCGCCCGTCTGGTTCAACGTCGGCTTCGAGGAGCAGCCGCAGTGCTCGGCCTGCTTCATCCTCAGCGTCGACGACACGATGGACTCGATCCTCGACTGGAACACGCGCGAGGGCCGGATCTTCCGCGGCGGCTCCGGGTCGGGCATCAACCTCTCGAACATCCGCGGCTCGATGGAGCCGCTGAGCAAGGGCGGGACGGCCTCGGGCCCGGTCTCGTTCATGCGCGGCGCCGACGCGTGGGCCGGCACCATCAAGTCCGGCGGCAAGACCCGCCGTGCCGCGAAGATGGTCGTCCTCGACGTGGACCACCCGGACATCCGGGAGTTCATCTGGTGCAAGGCCAAGGAGGAGGACAAGGCCGAGGCCCTCGCGCGCGCGGGCTTCGACATGTCCATCGACGGCGACGGCTTCACGTCGATCCAGTACCAGAACGCCAACAACTCGGTCCGCGTGACCGACGCGTTCATGCACGCCGTCCAGGAGGGCTCGGAGTGGCGCACGATCGCCCGCACGACGGGTGAGCCGATCGGCGACCCGATCGACGCGCGCGAGCTCATGCACGAGATCGCCGAGGCCGCCTGGCGCTGCGCCGACCCGGGCGTCCAGTACGACACGACGATCAACCAGTGGCACACGTGCCCGAACTCGGGGCGCATCAACGCGTCGAACCCGTGCTCGGAGTACATGCACGTCGACGACTCCGCGTGCAACCTCGCGTCGCTGAACCTCATGAAGTTCCGCCGCGAGGACGGCTCGTTCGACATCGCGTCCTTCGAGCACGTCACGGACATCGTCTTCCTCGCGCAGGAGATCGTCGTCGGGCCGTCGAGCTACCCGACCGAGGAGATCGGCGTCAACGCCCGCGCGTTCCGCCAGCTCGGCCTGGGCTACGCCAACCTCGGCGCGTTCCTCATGTCCAACGGCATGCCCTACGACTCGGACGCCGGCCGCGGCACCGCCGCTGCCATCACGGCGCTGATGACCGGCCGTGCGTACCTGCAGTCGGCGCGCATCGCCGCGGCGATCGGCCCGTACGAGCGCTACGAGGAGAACCGCGAGCCGCACAACGCGGTCATGCGCATGCACCGCGACGCCTCGCAGGCGATCCCGGACGAGACGTGCTCGGACACGGCGCTGCTCGACGCGGCGCGCCGCACGTGGGACGAGGCCGTCGCGCTGGGCGAGCTGCACGGCTACCGCAACGCGCAGGCCACGGTGCTCGCGCCGACGGGGACGATCTCGTTCCTCATGGACTGCGACACGACCGGCGTCGAGCCGGACTTCTCGCTGGTCAAGTACAAGGAGCTCGTCGGCGGCGGCTCCATGACGATCGTCAACCGCACGGTGCCGCTGGCGCTGCGCGAGCTCGGCTACGACGAGACGTCGATCGAGCAGATCGTCGCCCACATCGACGAGCACGGCACGATCGTCGGCGCTCCGGGCCTCGACGAGGAGCACCTCCCAGTGTTCGACGTGGCCGTCGGCGAGCGCGCGATCTCGCACATGGGCCACATCCTCATGATGGGCGCGGTCCAGCCGTTCATCTCGGGCGCGATCTCCAAGACGGTGAACATGCCCAACACGGCGAGCGTCGAGGACATCCGCGACGCCTACGTCAAGGCGTGGGAGGTCGGCGTCAAGGCGCTGGCGATCTACCGCGACGGCTCGAAGACCGCCCAGGCGCTGCGCACCGAGGCGCAGGGCGACGGCGGCGCCGCGGCCGTCCCGGCCGCCGGCACGCCGGAGTTCGACGCCGCGGTGAAGGCCGAGGTCGACAAGGCGATGGCCGCGCTGGGCCCGCGCCGCCGGCGCATGCCGCGCGAGCGCCAGTCCATCACCCACAAGTTCTCCGTCGGCGGCCACGAGGGCTACATCACCGCCGGCATGTACGAGGACGGCTCGGTCGGCGAGATCTTCATCACCGACGTCGGCAAGGAGGGCTCGACCCTCCGCGGGATGATGAACTCCTTCGCGACGGCGATCTCGATCGCGCTGCAGTACGGCGTGCCGCTCGAGACGCTCGTCGAGAAGTTCGCCTACATGCGCTTCGAGCCGGAGGGGATCACCCAGAACCCGGAGATCCCGTTCGCGAAGTCGCTGCCGGACTACATGATGCGCTGGCTCGCCTCGCGCTTCCTCGACGCCGAGATCCAGGAGGAGCTCGGGATCCTGACGCCGGAGGTCCGGGCCAAGAAGACGGCGGAGGACACCGTCGTCTCCGTCCAGTCCGACACCGCCGGGCCGGCCACGCCGCCCGCGCCGACCGCCTCCAACGGCGGCGGCACCCCGACGGCGCCGACCTCCGCGCTCACCGACACCCCGCCCGTCCGCCCGGCCCGCCTCAAGGGCCTGGAGCTCGGGCCGGCGTGCAACCAGTGCGGCGGCATGATGCAGCGCACGGGCTCCTGCTACACGTGCTCGTCCTGCGGCAACAACACCGGCTGCGGCTGA